A genome region from Anopheles stephensi strain Indian chromosome 2, UCI_ANSTEP_V1.0, whole genome shotgun sequence includes the following:
- the LOC118505632 gene encoding uncharacterized protein LOC118505632, which produces MADSRERIRAPPRDGREGFTSPRQVLRRLMLLSEGRQYREAATVVGRLGPSVLRSVVAELPMDILIEALPHSTYLLESFFNRLNAVVATQRPDVPCEAIMWHLVKLFSNPHETGLRQRCMKLAQAIGVWQPSLRESLLARRKQLDQAIQGLGVHGLTADQTGSLISLHVALKNELQRHIDTYKTAIHKLEELSPVTAHQDPAQSSHQRLLAIGYGDIQQRLIDNKTLLTMLDKPALKQLAQLVENLSQRVQNDKEVLFCVGQIRRTDATANTEERPAAGLLMNYSRGCDTVLGLMGPIATLPPSSPTSNGCSSGGSDGYHSDSDIDETNSELVRQYSVMYSKNRIDTLDSLNSLPQLKHAHQLKAKILFSIIVLAFRACHGLKERKVLEVRRTLYVLDANDEATAALDRAVRQQLKETAERFPMGDVERQVANQVLSTLHEYPCLEACIPLIHYISDCVRLAWRMVNQTNPYYLDTDFTLGLLQPEKHERYPISEKRSDIIRAFLWPALMQNGHCVYKAVVAT; this is translated from the exons ATGGCGGACAGCCGTGAAAGAATTCGCGCCCCACCACGGGACGGGCGCGAAGGGTTCACCAGTCCGCGGCAGGTGCTCCGCCGGCTGATGCTGTTATCGGAGGGTCGACAGTATCGTGAGGCCGCCACCGTCGTCGGTCGTCTAGGACCGTCCGTGCTGCGTTCGGTCGTTGCCGAGCTTCCGATGGACATCCTGATCGAGGCACTGCCCCACAGCACCTACCTGCTCGAGTCCTTCTTCAACCG GCTAAATGCGGTCGTTGCCACCCAACGCCCGGACGttccgtgtgaagcgatcatGTGGCATCTGGTGAAATTGTTCAGCAATCCACACGAGACAGGGCTACGGCAACGCTGCATGAAACTCGCGCAAGCGATCGGTGTGTGGCAACCGTCGTTGCGGGAATCGCTGCTCGCGCGTCGCAAACAGCTCGATCAAGCGATTCAAGGGCTCGGTGTGCACGGGCTGACAGCCGACCAAACCGGCAGTCTCATATCGCTGCACGTTGCGCTGAAAAATGAGCTGCAGCGACACATCGACACGTACAAGACTGCCATTCACAAGCTGGAGGAGCTGAGCCCGGTTACCGCACATCAGGATCCTGCTCAATCGTCCCACCAGCGGCTACTCGCGATCGGGTACGGTGACATCCAGCAGCGGCTGATCGACAACAAGACGCTGCTGACCATGCTAGACAAACCGGCGCTCAAACAGTTGGCCCAGCTGGTGGAAAACCTGTCCCAGCGGGTACAAAACGATAAGGAGGTGCTGTTCTGCGTCGGTCAGATCCGGCGTACCGATGCGACGGCAAACACCGAGGAACGGCCGGCGGCCGGGCTGCTGATGAACTATTCGCGCGGTTGCGACACGGTGCTAGGGTTGATGGGACCGATCGCCACCCTGCCACCGAGCAGCCCCACCAGCAACGGTTGCAGCAGCGGTGGAAGCGATGGCTACCATTCCGATTCCGACATCGATGAGACTAA CTCGGAGCTGGTGCGACAGTACAGCGTGATGTACAGCAAAAATCGCATCGACACACTGGACTCGCTTAACTCGCTGCCCCAGCTCAAACACGCCCATCAGCTAAAGGCCAAGATACTGTTCTCCATCATTGTG CTTGCCTTCCGTGCCTGCCATGGGCTAAAAGAGCGCAAGGTGCTGGAGGTGCGTCGAACACTGTACGTGCTGGACGCGAACGATGAAGCTACGGCCGCGCTGGATCGGGCTGTGCGGCAACAGCTCAAGGAGACGGCCGAACGGTTCCCGATGGGTGACGTCGAGCGGCAGGTTGCCAACCAGGTCCTGTCTACGCTGCACGAGTACCCCTGCCTGGAGGCTTGCATACCGCTCATCCACTACATCAGCGACTGTGTCCGATTAGCTTGGCGCATGGTGAATCAAACAAACCCATACTACCTCGATACGGATTTTACTCTCG GTCTTCTGCAACCGGAGAAGCACGAACGATACCCGATATCCGAGAAGCGTTCCGACATTATCCGTGCGTTCTTGTGGCCAGCACTGATGCAGAATGGGCACTGCGTTTACAAAGCGGTCGTCGCCACTTAG
- the LOC118505640 gene encoding glycine-rich cell wall structural protein 1.0-like has protein sequence MLLPVLFVCVTVLGRHVGANGFNYNQYPQAQVNAWTQACRSFQAQAFATQAQQNQFFTNMFPQVQLPPLPFTDLCSQSGFAAAGAGASAGAFSHGGAGGGVTSFNNRFGGNDAGGYGGSGGVQGVSISSSSNGFGQGGTTVTHFGNGGASSNYIPHNQHGGGGISTANRFGGGSSGQGVSVSSFGTSNGGGYATANRFGGSGSGGGTTHYVSNNGGSVSSYGPNGGSFASSTRFGGSGGGAGSNYGSGGYGGGSYGGGNGVAVGASVSSTSLGNGGGSVQTSVYKQHY, from the exons ATGCTGCTACcggtgctgtttgtttgtgttaccGTTTTGGGGCGTCATGTTG GTGCGAACGGCTTCAACTACAACCAGTATCCTCAGGCACAGGTGAACGCCTGGACGCAGGCGTGCCGTAGCTTCCAGGCTCAAGCCTTTGCCACCCAGGCCCAACAGAATCAGTTCTTCACGAACATGTTCCCGCAGGTGCAGCTGCCACCGCTACCGTTCACGGACCTGTGCTCGCAGTCCGGGTTTGCGGcggccggtgccggtgctAGTGCCGGTGCGTTTAGCCACGgtggagctggtggtggtgtaacTTCGTTTAACAATCGTTTCGGTGGCAATGATGCTGGTGGGTATGGTGGAAGTGGTGGCGTGCAGGGTGTTAGTATTAGTAGCAGTTCGAACGGATTCGGCCAGGGAGGTACGACGGTGACGCACTTCGGAAATGGTGGTGCATCTTCCAACTACATCCCACACAACCAGCATGGTGGTGGCGGAATCTCGACGGCGAATCGCTTTGGAGGTGGAAGCTCCGGACAGGGTGTGAGTGTTTCGTCCTTTGGCACGAGCAATGGCGGAGGATATGCAACGGCCAACCGTTTCGGTGGTTCCGGTAGTGGAGGAGGTACCACACACTACGTTTCGAACAACGGTGGATCGGTTAGCTCGTATGGACCGAATGGAGGAAGCTTTGCATCGTCAACTCGTTTCGGTGGGTCTGGCGGTGGTGCTGGTAGCAACTACGGAAGCGGTGGATACGGAGGTGGAAGTTATGGCGGTGGGAATGGTGTGGCCGTAGGCGCTAGCGTATCGTCCACGAGCCTTGGCAATGGTGGAGGATCGGTGCAGACGAGCGTTTACAAGCAGCACTACTAA
- the LOC118505637 gene encoding glycine, alanine and asparagine-rich protein-like — MDDIICSALSSRSSIPRALLSVRSCPCGAKQYEFIKMKAMVCALALAAVLAVANCAPYQIAYLVPVDAPVVRVARSPQFSGSAANAGAQSFNSGGGFPGFGGFSGSAANAASQSFSAGGGFPGHGGFSGSAASAGAQSFSGGSGFPGFGGFSGSAANAGAQSFSG; from the exons ATGGACGATATCATTTGCTCAGCGTTAAGCTCACGAAGTAGTATACCGCGTGCCTTGCTCAGTGTCCGGTCGTGTCCGTGTGGTGCCAAACAGTACGAATTTATCAAGATGAAAGCTATGGTGTGTGCTCTTGCCCTGGCCGCCGTCCTGGCCGTTGCCAACTGTGCGCCGTACCAAA TCGCGTACCTGGTTCCGGTCGATGCTCCGGTAGTCCGTGTTGCCCGTTCGCCACAGTTCAGCGGCAGTGCGGCTAACGCCGGTGCTCAGTCATTCAACTCCGGCGGTGGCTTCCCCGGATTCGGTGGATTCTCTGGATCGGCCGCTAACGCAGCGTCGCAGTCGTTCAGCGCCGGCGGTGGATTCCCCGGACACGGTGGATTCTCTGGCTCGGCCGCTTCGGCCGGTGCTCAGTCCTTCTCGGGTGGTTCCGGCTTCCCAGGATTCGGTGGATTCAGTGGCTCGGCCGCCAACGCCGGCGCTCAGTCGTTCAGCGGTTAA
- the LOC118505636 gene encoding glycine-rich protein 5-like gives MKSFSCLLAVVALVAMVSSAPVQEGESRVVRQVGGFGASGSAANAGAQSFNQGFGGFPGHGGGFGGFSGSAASAGSQSFTQGGGHGFGGFSGSAANAGAQSFSQGAGGFPGFGGASGSAAGAGAQSFGG, from the exons ATGAAATCCTTCTCGTGTCTTTTGGCCGTTGTTGCCCTGGTGGCGATGGTGAGCAGTGCGCCCGTCCAGG AAGGTGAATCCCGTGTCGTGCGACAGGTAGGAGGCTTCGGTGCGTCGGGCTCGGCAGCTAACGCTGGCGCACAGTCCTTCAACCAGGGCTTCGGTGGATTCCCGGGccatggtggtggttttggtgGATTCTCGGGGTCGGCTGCGTCGGCCGGTAGCCAATCGTTCACGCAGGGAGGTGGCCACGGATTCGGTGGATTCTCCGGATCGGCCGCAAACGCTGGTGCTCAGTCGTTCTCGCAGGGAGCGGGTGGATTCCCAGGATTCGGCGGTGCTAGCGGATCGGCCGCCGGTGCCGGTGCTCAATCGTTCGGAGGATAA
- the LOC118505634 gene encoding glycine-rich protein 5-like translates to MKSLLVFVAAILVTVSAAPYQLILVDEADLPFAPIRVVRNAPGGGLSGSAANAGAQSFNQGGFGGGFPGHGGGFGGLSGSAANAGAQSFTQGGGGGHGGFPGGFGGLSGSAANAGSQSFTQGGGGHGGFGGLSGSAANAGTQSFTQGGGGHGGFGGLSGSAANAGAQSFNQGGGGGHGGFPGFGGFSGSAANAASQSFTQGGGHGGHGGFGGLAGSAANAGAQSVVAH, encoded by the exons ATGAAGTCGCTGTTGGTGTTTGTTGCGGCCATTTTGGTCACCGTGTCCGCTGCTCCGTACCAGT TGATCCTGGTGGATGAGGCCGATCTTCCGTTTGCCCCGATCCGTGTGGTCCGTAATGCTCCCGGCGGTGGGCTAAGCGGCAGTGCGGCCAACGCTGGCGCTCAGTCGTTCAACCAGGGAGGTTTCGGTGGCGGTTTCCCCGGCCATGGTGGTGGCTTTGGAGGACTTTCCGGCTCGGCCGCTAATGCTGGTGCTCAGTCGTTCACGCagggtggtggcggtggacaCGGAGGATTCCCCGGTGGATTCGGTGGACTGTCGGGTTCGGCCGCCAACGCCGGTAGCCAGTCGTTCACGCAGGGCGGTGGTGGTCACGGAGGCTTCGGAGGGCTCTCTGGATCGGCTGCCAACGCTGGAACTCAGTCCTTCACCCAGGGCGGCGGTGGTCATGGAGGTTTCGGAGGTCTCTCTGGATCGGCTGCCAACGCCGGTGCGCAATCGTTCAACCagggtggtggcggtggacaCGGTGGATTCCCCGGATTCGGTGGATTCTCTGGATCGGCCGCTAACGCTGCGTCGCAGTCCTTCACGCAGGGCGGTGGCCACGGAGGGCACGGTGGATTCGGTGGGCTCGCTGGATCGGCTGCCAATGCTGGAGCCCAGTCGGTGGTAGCTCACTaa
- the LOC118505639 gene encoding filaggrin-2-like, with the protein MQKHFALLLTVGALVVHAYPTDLGHHGSSSGSSSSGSSAISNSQSAGFGGFPALPGFQGGFGQPQFSQPLVAGPGHNAGGWSPDVFGKGFPFPGAGSSSGSSSFSSSFSSSHGGKVTGSQSQAQSGSHSGGHGGASGSLAGSQSFSKGGHGHHGSESGSAAGAQSVSHDHHGHQGSSSGAQSQSTSHNVHGHDHGKDLHSGAGANAQSHSVGQDQHGLHGAVGSSAGSQSQSASSDQGHQGHLASGSNAGAQSVSQSVQDAHHGHGHGPAHGSASSAGAQSQSSFAKDHGHGHHGSGGHQHGTGGHHQEYHHGHSRDGEAFGVRVSADESQDGSVKKTASEAWVWKD; encoded by the coding sequence ATGCAGAAGCATTTCGCGTTGCTGCTCACAGTCGGTGCGCTAGTCGTACACGCCTACCCGACGGACCTGGGCCATCATGGAAGCAGTAGTGGAAGCAGTAGCAGTGGTAGCTCGGCCATCAGCAACTCACAGTCAGCCGGCTTCGGTGGCTTCCCGGCCCTGCCCGGATTCCAGGGAGGATTTGGTCAGCCACAGTTCTCGCAACCGCTTGTAGCCGGACCGGGGCACAATGCCGGTGGCTGGAGTCCGGATGTGTTCGGTAAAGGATTCCCGTTCCCCGGGGCCGGTAGCAGCTCGGGAAGCTCATCGTTCTCCAGCTCCTTCTCATCGAGCCACGGTGGTAAGGTGACCGGTTCACAGTCTCAGGCACAGTCCGGAAGCCACAGTGGCGGGCATGGCGGTGCATCGGGAAGTTTGGCCGGATCGCAATCGTTCAGCAAGGGTGGTCACGGACATCATGGTAGTGAAAGTGGAAGTGCTGCTGGAGCGCAATCAGTTTCGCACGATCATCACGGTCACCAAGGGTCCTCGTCCGGTGCCCAGTCGCAGTCCACCAGCCACAACGTTCACGGCCACGATCATGGAAAGGATCTGCACAGTGGCGCAGGAGCAAATGCGCAGTCGCACTCCGTTGGCCAGGACCAGCACGGACTTCATGGAGCGGTCGGTAGCTCTGCCGGGTCGCAGTCACAGTCGGCTTCTTCGGACCAGGGACACCAAGGTCATCTAGCGTCGGGTAGCAATGCGGGTGCACAGTCCGTTTCACAGTCCGTGCAGGACGCACACCACGGACATGGCCATGGACCGGCCCACGGATCTGCCAGCTCGGCCGGTGCACAGTCACAGTCGAGTTTCGCGAAAGATCACGGCCATGGACATCATGGTTCGGGAGGTCATCAGCATGGAACGGGTGGCCATCATCAGGAGTATCACCACGGACACAGCCGCGACGGTGAGGCATTCGGAGTGCGCGTGAGTGCGGACGAATCGCAAGACGGATCGGTGAAGAAGACTGCAAGCGAAGCTTGGGTCTGGAAGGATTAA
- the LOC118505633 gene encoding putative eggshell protein: MVHKATLCLVLVISCVVLMAQARPNGKEWKHGDGKEHHSEEHSSHGEKGEKGYKKKEEHDEGKKGHHDKEGHKKEYHDEGGHKKKHHDDGGYHHESKKGEKGEKGHKFEESGHFKKGHSTKGHHEIHKKDEFKKEKKFFDEDHDEAFDEKHGDFHEEHGYKKGGSEKGGHKKAGNHHDHYGKKGHKKKGSHHHDHKGHKEEHGHDKHWSHKEDFGKKGGKDHHKKWGHKKGGH; encoded by the coding sequence ATGGTGCACAAAGCGACATTATGCTTGGTGCTGGTGATAAGCTGTGTGGTGCTGATGGCTCAGGCCCGGCCGAACGGCAAGGAGTGGAAGCACGGTGACGGCAAGGAGCACCACTCGGAGGAACATTCGTCGCACGGTGAAAAGGGTGAAAAGGGGTacaagaagaaggaggagCACGATGAGGGCAAGAAGGGGCACCACGATAAGGAGGGCCACAAGAAGGAGTACCACGATGAGGGTGGCCACAAGAAGAAGCATCACGACGATGGGGGCTACCATCACGAGAGCAAGAAGGGCGAGAAGGGCGAGAAGGGGCACAAGTTCGAGGAGAGCGGCCACTTCAAGAAGGGACACTCGACGAAGGGCCATCACGAGATCCACAAGAAGGACGAGTtcaagaaggagaaaaagttCTTCGACGAGGATCACGATGAGGCGTTCGATGAGAAGCATGGCGATTTCCACGAGGAGCACGGCTACAAGAAGGGTGGCTCGGAGAAGGGTGGACACAAGAAGGCGGGCAATCATCACGATCACTATGGCAAGAAGGGGCACAAGAAGAAGGGCTCGCACCATCACGACCATAAGGGGCACAAGGAGGAGCACGGGCACGATAAGCACTGGAGCCACAAGGAGGACTTTGGCAAGAAGGGCGGCAAGGATCATCACAAGAAGTGGGGACACAAGAAGGGTGGTCACTAG
- the LOC118505641 gene encoding glutamate--cysteine ligase, whose product MGLLSEGSPLTWDETKALAQHVREHGIEQFINLFARLKDRQGDVLKWGDEVEYIIVRFDDKQRAVQVSLRAQEILALLNEKEAADPQGVKSLWRPEYGAYMIEGTPGKPYGGLLAHFNVVEANMRYRRMEVAALLPENEVVMSITSFPRLGCPGFTFPPAVPTPDDELCAARSNFFPDEAIFPGHPRFKTLTRNIRQRRGEKVSINLPIFPDRDTVVPVPGSIPSHPDYVHMDAMGFGMGCCCLQLTFQACNISEARTLYDQLTPMCPIMLALTAASPAYRGFLTDVDCRWNVISASVDCRTREERGEVPLKNDRFRIYKSRYDSIDSYLSPAGEKYNDVPLVLDDALYKRLREGDIDHLLAQHIAHLFIRDSVSLFSEKVHQNDREDTDHFENIQSTNWQTMRFKPPPPNSSIGWRVEFRPCEAQLTDFENAAIVCFVVLLTRVILSYQLDFLIPISKVDENMQNSQKRGAVLTERFWFKKNITAIPPGPAQQPDGDETQRKSAEQQQQQQQHNGTSDESAGSRSGADEYELMTIDQIINGKGTFPGLVPLINSYLGSMDVDADTHCTIQQYLKLIQKRASGELMTTAAWIRQQVVSHPEYKNDSVISEGNCYDLLRKAKDIQDGVLACPELLGNNISSKTTDNIPAAIEKHLTKRC is encoded by the exons ATGGGTTTGCTAAGCGAAGGCAGTCCTTTGACGTGGGACGAAACGAAGGCGCTGGCGCAGCACGTCCGCGAGCACGGCATCGAGCAGTTTATCAATCTGTTCGCGCGGCTAAAAGATCGCCAGGGCGATGTGCTGAAGTGGGGCGACGAGGTGGAGTACATCATCGTTCGCTTCGATGATAAGCAGCGCGCGGTGCAGGTATCGCTGCGTGCGCAAGAAATACTGGCCCTGCTGAACGAAAAGGAGGCGGCCGATCCGCAAG gAGTAAAATCGCTTTGGCGTCCCGAGTATGGCGCGTACATGATCGAGGGAACGCCCGGCAAGCCGTACGGGGGGCTGCTCGCCCATTTCAACGTCGTCGAAGCGAATATGCGCTACCGCCGTATGGAGGTGGCCGCCCTGCTACCGGAGAACGAGGTAGTCATGTCGATTACAAGCTTCCCCCGGTTGGGCTGTCCAGGGTTCACGTTCCCACCGGCCGTCCCAACGCCGGACGATGAGCTGTGTGCTGCGCGGTCGAACTTTTTCCCCGACGAAGCCATCTTTCCCGGCCACCCGCGGTTCAAGACGCTCACGCGCAACATTCGCCAACGGCGGGGAGAGAAGGTGTCGATCAATTTGCCCATCTTCCCGGACCGCGATACGGTGGTGCCGGTCCCGGGCAGCATACCGTCCCATCCGGACTACGTGCACATGGATGCGATGGGGTTCGGTATGGGATGTTGCTGTTTGCAGCTTACGTTCCAGGCGTGTAACATCAGCGAGGCCCGTACGCTGTACGATCAGCTGACGCCGATGTGTCCCATTATGCTGGCGCTGACCGCGGCCAGCCCGGCGTACCGCGGATTCCTGACCGATGTGGATTGCCGGTGGAACGTAATTTCGGCCTCGGTCGACTGCCGCACGCGGGAGGAGCGTGGCGAGGTGCCGCTGAAGAACGATCGGTTCCGCATTTACAAATCGCGTTACGATTCGATCGATTCCTACCTATCACCGGCAGGAGAGAA ATACAACGATGTGCCTTTGGTGCTGGACGACGCGCTCTACAAGCGGCTGCGCGAGGGTGACATCGACCATCTGCTGGCGCAACACATCGCCCATCTCTTCATACGCGACTCGGTGTCGCTGTTCAGCGAGAAGGTCCACCAGAACGATCGCGAGGACACGGATCACTTCGAAAACATTCAGTCCACCAACTGGCAAACGATGCGGTTCAAGCCACCGCCCCCCAACTCGTCGATCGGGTGGCGCGTCGAGTTCCGGCCGTGCGAGGCACAGCTGACCGACTTCGAGAACGCAGCCATCGTGTGCTTCGTGGTGCTGCTGACGCGCGTCATCCTTTCGTACCAGCTCGATTTCCTCATTCCCATCAGCAAGGTGGACGAAAACATGCAAAACTCGCAGAAGCGTGGCGCCGTGCTGACCGAGCGCTTTTGGTTCAAGAAAAACATTACCGCCATTCCGCCCGGTCCGGCACAGCAGCCGGACGGTGATGAGACGCAACGGAAATCggccgaacagcagcagcagcagcagcagcataatggcACCAGCGATGAATCGGCCGGTTCCCGTTCCGGTGCGGACGAGTACGAGCTGATGACGATCGATCAGATTATCAACGGCAAAGGGACATTCCCGGGCTTGGTGCCGCTGATTAACAGTTATCTCGGTTCGATGGATGTCGATGCGGACACACACTGCACGATTCAGCAGTACCTGAAGCTGATACAGAAACGAGCGTCCGGTGAGCTGATGACGACTGCGGCCTGGATACGTCAGCAGGTCGTGTCACATCCCGAATACAA AAATGATTCCGTCATCAGCGAGGGCAACTGCTACGATCTGCTGCGAAAGGCGAAGGACATCCAGGACGGTGTGCTGGCGTGCCCGGAACTGCtcggcaacaacatcagctCCAAAACGACGGACAACATTCCGGCTGCGATCGAGAAGCATCTCACCAAGCGCTGTTAG
- the LOC118505635 gene encoding uncharacterized protein LOC118505635, whose amino-acid sequence MSCCCLVVSYHLIVNLVDRFSELLRDLVYCRCRKGDDLSDHCDQVASVPLEPAPPSERVLTNKPRYVVINDTVELEPFYYDVDRRYSELLLKDRPVGTCIVRPFKLKHATIRYILSIRAPDTYFHLFIRHAGQNGMYALGLEKEQEKRIKFPADIVRYYQVHLLECTRAKQSTKLQLHPLPISELAKARSATTARAM is encoded by the exons ATgagttgctgctgtttggtCGTATCGTACCACTTGATCGTAAATTTAGTCGATCGTTTTTCGGAACTGCTTCGCGATCTGGTGTACTGCCGGTGTCGCAAGGGTGACGATTTGTCGGACCACTGTGATCAGGTGGCCAGTGTCCCGTTGGAACCGGCACCTCCGTCGGAGCGTGTGttgacaaacaaaccacgctaCGTCGTGATCAATGATACGGTCGAGCTGGAACCGTTCTACTACGACGTCGATCGACGGTACAgtgagctgctgctgaaaGATCGTCCCGTCGGAACCTGCATAGTGAGACCGTTTAAGCTGAAA CACGCAACGATTCGCTACATCCTGTCGATCCGTGCGCCAGACACCTACTTCCATCTCTTCATCCGTCACGCCGGCCAGAATGGTATGTACGCACTCGGGCTGGAAAAAGAGCAGGAAAAACGGATCAAATTTCCCGCCGACATCGTTCGCTACTATCAGGTACATCTGCTCGAGTGTACACGTGCGAAACAGTCCACCAAGCTTCAGCTGCATCCACTACCAATTTCGGAGCTGGCCAAGGCACGATCGGCCACAACAGCGAGGGCGATGTAA
- the LOC118502476 gene encoding glycine-rich cell wall structural protein 2-like codes for MGMYYALASAVLVGLLTVQPATSFPLPQTQGASAGASGAGGPAMGFGFPGFGGPGGPGAGFPGAGFQFFQPQAGTGMGFPQMPGFPNMGSFNFNVLQTPGFGFPTTGSQSFAGSSSFGGGPSGAESGSNAGASSQSSQGHQQPGHGVIGTGGSGSAQTEQHPQQGHIGTSSGAGSSGQGQPSHGAHGGQSSSGAGSHSAGGHGQGGFTGSSSGAQSGGSSFGPDGRHTELNFGNGPGDSFGVRISTDESADGTVKKTETSSWVWN; via the coding sequence ATGGGAATGTATTACGCTCTGGCAAGTGCTGTGTTGGTGGGCCTGTTGACCGTCCAGCCCGCCACCAGTTTTCCGTTACCACAAACGCAAGGAGCGTCCGCTGGTGCGAGTGGTGCTGGAGGTCCAGCAATGGGCTTCGGGTTTCCTGGCTTCGGTGGACCAGGTGGACCAGGAGCCGGATTCCCAGGAGCAGGCTTTCAGTTCTTCCAGCCCCAGGCTGGCACTGGGATGGGTTTTCCTCAGATGCCAGGATTCCCCAATATGGGATCGTTTAACTTCAATGTACTGCAAACACCGGGCTTTGGTTTCCCAACCACTGGATCGCAGTCCTTTGCCGGCAGCAGTTCGTTTGGCGGCGGACCTAGTGGAGCAGAATCGGGTAGCAATGCTGGAGCAAGTTCACAGTCGTCACAGGGTCATCAGCAACCGGGACATGGTGTGATTGGAACGGGAGGCTCCGGGTCGGCCCAAACCGAGCAGCATCCTCAGCAGGGACACATCGGAACGTCAAGCGGTGCAGGGAGTTCCGGCCAGGGACAACCGAGCCACGGTGCTCACGGTGGACAGAGTTCCAGTGGTGCTGGCTCACACAGTGCAGGGGGCCATGGGCAGGGAGGATTCACGGGCTCTAGCAGTGGTGCTCAGTCCGGTGGATCCTCGTTCGGGCCAGATGGACGCCATACGGAGTTAAACTTCGGCAATGGGCCGGGTGATAGCTTCGGTGTGCGCATCAGCACCGATGAGTCAGCGGACGGGACGGTGAAGAAAACTGAAACCTCATCATGGGTTTGGAACTAG